In one Anaerohalosphaeraceae bacterium genomic region, the following are encoded:
- a CDS encoding TRAP transporter large permease, with translation MDFPIQILVVSFVILLVLGVPVAFSMGIASLLGILAMGDLPAFAAVAHKMATGIDEFSLLAIPFFILSGLFMGHGGIARRLIDFANVLVGHFRGGLALVNILTCMLFGAISGSAAAAVSSVGGFMIPLMNKRGYDRDFNASVTITAATTGLLIPPSNVMIVYSLATGGAVSIAAIFMAGVIPGILVGLGLMLVSSLISWKRNYGKGETLEAGESVRRFIQAIPALLLIVIVMGGILKGIFTATEASAVAVLYSFLLAVVFYKEVKWSEIPGILLQAGVMTSVVFLLIATSMAMSWVLAAERIPQDISASLLGLTHNRILVLLIINLILLAVGTFMDMTPAVLIFTPIFLPVVATFGVHPLHFGIIMITNLCIGLCTPPVGTCLFLGCGIAETTVTRVMRQIGYFYAAMIVVLFICSYVPALSLWLPQQLGLLK, from the coding sequence ATGGATTTTCCGATTCAGATTCTGGTTGTCAGTTTCGTGATTCTGCTGGTGCTGGGCGTTCCGGTGGCCTTTTCGATGGGGATTGCGTCGCTGCTGGGCATCCTGGCGATGGGCGATTTGCCGGCTTTTGCGGCGGTTGCCCACAAAATGGCCACGGGCATTGATGAGTTTTCTCTGCTGGCCATTCCCTTTTTTATTCTGTCCGGCTTGTTTATGGGCCATGGAGGGATTGCTCGTCGTCTGATTGATTTTGCGAACGTTCTGGTGGGGCATTTTCGCGGCGGGCTGGCCCTGGTGAATATTCTGACGTGTATGCTGTTTGGGGCGATTTCCGGTTCGGCGGCCGCGGCGGTTTCGAGTGTGGGCGGCTTTATGATTCCGCTGATGAACAAGCGCGGCTATGACCGGGATTTTAATGCCTCCGTGACGATTACAGCGGCCACGACCGGACTGCTGATTCCGCCCAGCAATGTGATGATTGTGTATTCCCTGGCGACCGGCGGGGCGGTTTCCATCGCCGCGATTTTTATGGCGGGGGTCATTCCGGGGATTCTGGTCGGCCTGGGACTGATGCTGGTCAGCAGCCTGATTTCCTGGAAGCGAAATTACGGCAAAGGCGAAACGCTGGAAGCCGGAGAGTCGGTAAGGCGGTTTATTCAGGCAATTCCGGCTTTGCTGCTGATTGTAATTGTGATGGGCGGGATTCTGAAAGGGATTTTTACGGCGACGGAGGCCTCCGCCGTGGCAGTGCTGTATTCGTTTCTGCTGGCGGTAGTGTTTTACAAGGAGGTCAAGTGGTCGGAAATCCCGGGGATTCTGCTGCAGGCCGGAGTAATGACGTCGGTGGTTTTTCTGCTGATTGCCACGAGTATGGCGATGAGCTGGGTGCTGGCGGCCGAGCGCATTCCGCAGGATATCAGCGCCTCGCTGCTGGGACTGACGCATAACCGAATTCTGGTTCTGCTGATCATTAATCTGATTTTGCTGGCGGTGGGGACCTTTATGGATATGACGCCGGCGGTTCTGATTTTTACGCCGATTTTTCTGCCGGTGGTGGCTACCTTCGGGGTCCATCCGCTTCACTTCGGCATTATTATGATTACAAATCTGTGCATCGGACTGTGCACGCCGCCGGTGGGGACGTGTCTGTTCCTGGGCTGCGGGATTGCTGAAACGACGGTGACAAGGGTAATGAGGCAGATCGGCTATTTCTATGCCGCGATGATTGTCGTATTGTTTATCTGTTCCTATGTTCCCGCCTTGTCGCTGTGGCTGCCGCAGCAGCTGGGGCTGCTGAAATAG
- a CDS encoding glycyl radical protein, with protein MNERVAKLRAQSVNTKPYISAERAELITDFYQSGVTMEFSPPVVRGLALNYIMSRKHICINEGELIVGERGPAPKATYTYPELCCHTLEDFEIMARRTRTSFDVSEDVKKVYQEKIIPFWKGKTMREKVFAAMSEDWHRAFEAGIFTEFMEQRAPGHAILDDKIYRKGLLDLQDEISQSIRSLDFYGDPEAHAKLQELKGMKLAIDAVLTLARRYAEKAQQLAQSESDPVRKKELEEIAAVCRHVPAYAPRTFREALQAYWFVHLGVITDLNVWDSFNPGRLDQHLYPFYKRELEAGTLTREQAKELLQCFWIKFNNQPAPPKVGITEEQSGTYTDFSLINVGGVDPQTGQDAVNDVSYLILEVVEEMQLVQPSCCIQISAKNPDRFVRRACQVIRTGLGQPSVFNTDVIIREMLHDGKSLFDARSGGPSGCVEVSAFGKESCILTGYCNWPKIFEVTLHNGRDPRTGVQVGPKTGDPETFTTFEQLRDAYKKQLNHFINIKIRGNQIIERLYAEWMPAVFMSVLVDDCIKRGKDYHNGGPRYNTTYIQGVGIGTLTDALTAVKFHVFDRKTLTMRTLLKALEANFEGMEDIQNLLRQAPCYGNDDDYADAVAVDLFNLYYDAINGRPNTKGGKYRINLLPTTVHIYFGQVTGALPNGRKAGLPLSDGISPSQGADTHGPTSVLKSAAKLDHARTGGTLLNMKFIPQVLEGEGLDKLVHLIRSYFRLDGHHIQFNVVNRQTLLEAQKNPQQYRHLIVRVAGYSDYFVELGEGLQNEIIARTEQTSI; from the coding sequence ATGAACGAACGAGTTGCCAAACTGCGTGCTCAAAGTGTAAACACCAAACCGTACATCAGTGCTGAACGGGCTGAACTGATTACCGATTTCTATCAGAGCGGCGTCACGATGGAGTTTTCTCCTCCGGTTGTCCGCGGCCTAGCCCTCAACTACATCATGAGCCGCAAGCACATCTGCATCAATGAAGGCGAATTAATCGTCGGCGAGCGGGGACCGGCTCCTAAAGCCACCTATACCTATCCGGAACTGTGCTGCCATACCCTCGAAGATTTCGAAATTATGGCGCGGCGCACCCGAACCTCCTTTGATGTCAGCGAGGATGTCAAAAAGGTTTATCAAGAAAAAATTATTCCCTTCTGGAAAGGCAAAACGATGCGGGAAAAGGTCTTCGCCGCAATGAGCGAAGACTGGCATCGGGCCTTTGAAGCGGGCATTTTTACCGAGTTTATGGAGCAGCGGGCGCCCGGCCATGCCATCCTCGACGACAAGATTTACCGAAAAGGTCTGCTCGACCTGCAGGATGAAATCAGCCAGTCCATCCGCAGTCTGGACTTTTACGGCGACCCGGAGGCCCACGCAAAACTCCAGGAACTCAAAGGAATGAAACTGGCAATCGATGCCGTGCTGACCCTGGCCCGCCGGTATGCCGAAAAAGCCCAGCAGCTGGCCCAGAGCGAATCCGACCCCGTCCGCAAAAAAGAGCTGGAGGAAATCGCCGCCGTCTGCCGGCATGTGCCTGCCTATGCTCCGCGAACTTTCCGAGAGGCCCTGCAGGCCTATTGGTTCGTGCATCTGGGCGTCATCACAGACCTGAACGTCTGGGACTCCTTCAATCCGGGCCGCCTCGACCAGCATCTGTATCCCTTCTACAAACGAGAGCTGGAGGCCGGAACGCTCACCCGCGAGCAGGCCAAAGAGCTGCTCCAGTGTTTCTGGATTAAGTTCAACAACCAGCCCGCCCCGCCTAAGGTCGGCATCACGGAAGAACAGAGCGGCACCTATACCGATTTTTCGCTCATCAACGTCGGCGGTGTGGACCCTCAGACCGGACAGGACGCCGTCAACGACGTTTCCTATCTGATTCTCGAGGTCGTCGAGGAAATGCAGCTCGTTCAGCCCAGCTGCTGTATCCAAATCAGCGCCAAAAACCCCGACCGATTCGTCAGACGGGCTTGTCAGGTCATTCGCACCGGTCTGGGGCAACCGTCCGTTTTTAATACGGATGTCATCATTCGCGAAATGCTCCACGACGGCAAATCGCTTTTCGATGCCCGAAGCGGCGGCCCCAGCGGCTGCGTCGAGGTGAGTGCCTTTGGAAAAGAAAGCTGCATCCTCACCGGCTACTGCAACTGGCCCAAAATCTTTGAGGTCACCCTGCATAACGGACGCGACCCGCGAACCGGCGTTCAGGTCGGCCCGAAAACCGGCGACCCGGAAACTTTTACAACTTTTGAGCAGCTGCGCGACGCCTACAAAAAGCAGCTGAATCACTTTATCAACATCAAAATCCGCGGCAACCAAATCATCGAACGGCTGTATGCAGAATGGATGCCCGCCGTTTTTATGTCCGTGCTGGTCGATGACTGCATCAAGCGGGGCAAAGACTACCACAACGGCGGCCCGCGCTACAATACAACCTACATTCAGGGCGTCGGCATCGGTACGCTCACCGATGCCCTCACGGCCGTCAAATTCCACGTCTTCGACCGCAAGACGCTCACCATGCGGACCCTCTTAAAAGCCCTCGAGGCAAACTTCGAAGGGATGGAAGACATTCAGAATCTGCTCCGGCAGGCCCCCTGCTACGGCAACGATGACGATTACGCCGACGCCGTCGCCGTCGATTTATTCAATCTATACTACGACGCCATCAACGGCAGACCCAACACCAAGGGCGGCAAATACCGCATTAACCTCCTGCCGACCACGGTCCACATCTATTTTGGGCAGGTTACCGGTGCCCTGCCCAACGGACGCAAGGCCGGTCTGCCTCTGTCCGACGGCATCTCCCCCAGTCAGGGAGCCGACACCCACGGCCCGACCTCCGTTCTCAAATCCGCCGCCAAACTCGACCATGCTCGAACCGGCGGCACCCTGCTCAATATGAAATTCATTCCGCAGGTGCTCGAAGGGGAGGGGCTGGACAAACTGGTTCATCTGATTCGCAGCTACTTCCGACTGGACGGCCACCATATCCAGTTTAATGTCGTCAACCGGCAGACCCTGCTGGAGGCCCAGAAAAATCCCCAGCAGTATCGCCATTTGATTGTCCGCGTTGCCGGATACAGCGACTATTTTGTGGAGCTCGGCGAAGGCCTGCAGAACGAAATCATCGCCCGCACGGAACAGACATCCATTTGA